GGTCAGTCGCACGTGCCCAATCTTGAGGCTCCGCTTGCTCAAAATTCTCCTCCCACGCCCCTGGATGAACTCCGTGCTCCCTCCGCCAACGTCCACCACGCGCAGAAGTTTGTCACCCGGCGGACGCCCGCTCGCCACCCCGAGGAACGTGAGCTCCGCCTCCTCGTCGCCAGACAGGACCCGCGGCGCCAACCCTGTGCTCCTCTCCAGCTCGGCTGCCAACTCTGCGCCATTTGGCGCCTCGCGCGCCGCACTGGTAGCAACAAGGTGGATTTCTTCGGCACCCATCTCCCTTGCCTTTGTCACGAAGCCGCAAACAGCCGTCACCGTCTCCTCAATCGCCCTCGGCTGGAGCGCGCCGGCATGCTGCAAGCCGCGTCCCAGGCGCGTGATGCACTCGCCCTCAGCGAGCACGCGGCGAATGTCGCCTTCGGCAACCTCAGCTACGAGCAAGAGGACCGAGTTGGTGCCGATGTCTATTGCCGCTGCGATCTTGCCCATGGAGTTACGGTCTCCCACCGTGAAGGATGTTAGGAAATTCGCCGCACACTATCAAGAGAAAAAAAGGCTTGACTATGCCGCAGAAAATAGCTAAGTTGGAGAGCAAAAAAGGTGAAGCGGAGGTGTGTCGTGGATATTGCATTCCTGGGAGCAGCGCGGTCAGTTACTGGGTCTAAGCACCTACTTTCGGTCAATGATAAGCTTATCCTGCTCGATTGTGGGCTGGTGCAAGGTCACCGCGAGGAGGCGGACCACCAGAACCGCCACTTGCCGTTTGACCCAGCCAGTCTGGATTGCGTCGTCTTGTCGCACGCCCACATCGACCATAGCGGCAATCTACCTCGCCTGATTGCCCAAGGCTTCGAGGGGCCTATCTACTGCACCCCTGCCACGCGCGACCTGTGCAGCATCATGCTACCGGATTCGGCGCACATTCAAGAAAAAGACGTCGAGTACGTCAACAAGCGGCACAAGCGCAAGGGGCTCCCTCCAGTGCGCCCCTTGTACACCCCTGAAGAGGCCATTGCCGTGTTGGGCCACATGGTCTCCCTCAGCTACGACCGCCCCACGGCCATCGCGCCGGGAGTGCAGTTGCGCTTCGTGGATGCCGGGCACATCCTCGGCTCGGCCATCACTCTTTTGGATATTGCGGAGAACGGCCGCCGGGTGCGGTTGGCGTACACGGGGGACTTGGGGCGGCCGAACATGCCTCTGCTGCGCGATCCGCAACAGATTCGCGATGTCGATGTCCTCATCACCGAAAGCACCTACGGCAACCGCCTACACGAGGAGCTCGCCGAGATACCCCAGCGCCTCGCGGACATCGTCAACCGTACCTACGAGCGCCAGGGCAAAATTATTATCCCAGCCTTCTCTGTAGAAAGGACGCAGGAAGTCGTCTACTACCTCAATCAGCTCTGGCGAGAGCATAGAATCCCTGACCTGCCGGTGTTCGTGGACAGCCCCCTGTCGACCAACGCCACGGCCATCTTCCGCATGCACCCTGAGTGCTTTGACCGGGAAACCTACCAATTCATGCAGGAGCACGAAGACCCGTTCGGGTTTGACCAGCTGCACTACGTGCGCGACGTGCAAGAGTCCAAGAAGTTGAACACCCTCAACGAGCCCTGCATCATCATCTCCGCCTCAGGCATGTGTGAGAGCGGCCGGATCTTGCACCACCTCGTGAACAACATCGAGAACCCGGCCAACACCATACTCATCGTGGGCTACATGGCGGAAAACACGTTGGGGCGACGCCTTGTGGAGCGGCACGAATGGGTGAAAATCTTCGGCGAGCCGTATCGTCTACGCGCCGAGGTGGCGATTTTGAACGCCTTCAGTGCCCATGCCGATCGCCAGGAGCTCCTGGCCTACCTTCGCGCCATGAATGTGGAGCGCCTAAAGCACGTGTTTGTCGTGCACGGCGAGCCTTCCCAGGCCGAGCCTCTAGCCGAGGCGTTGCGCACCATGGTGCAGTGCGAGGTGCGAATCCCAGAGCTCGGGGATGCGGTGCGCGTTTAGCGGGGATTGGGCTATTCGGGAGCCACTTTGTAGATCTTTGCCGTGGCAGAGTCGACCTTGGCCAGATGCTCCAGCACTCCGGCATCCGGAGTATTGGCAAAGACGGCGATGAGTTCCCGCCGGTGGGCATCAAGAAACTTGGTGGCGTGGTCGTTCTTGGGGTCATCAGTCAGGATCTTGACCAGAAGGTTCACGGCCTCAGCGCAGTACTTGCGCGCCTGGGTGTCGTCTTCGCCCACCAGTGAGAGGCCGTAGAAGTAGTAGTCGACCATCTCTCGGAAGGGACGGTGGGCATCGCTCAGCAGCT
This sequence is a window from Calditrichota bacterium. Protein-coding genes within it:
- a CDS encoding Ppx/GppA family phosphatase, which produces MGKIAAAIDIGTNSVLLLVAEVAEGDIRRVLAEGECITRLGRGLQHAGALQPRAIEETVTAVCGFVTKAREMGAEEIHLVATSAAREAPNGAELAAELERSTGLAPRVLSGDEEAELTFLGVASGRPPGDKLLRVVDVGGGSTEFIQGRGRRILSKRSLKIGHVRLTERFLADDPPRSCQVVALMECVRQEVLEAGIGSRQESEELVGVGGTITTLAAIDQRLGSYEAARIEGHVLSIERVQTLRQQLQELPQSARARVVGLAPARAPVIVAGAAIFEAVMSALDFAELRVSTRGLRHGLLLAESGLPARGA
- a CDS encoding MBL fold metallo-hydrolase, which codes for MDIAFLGAARSVTGSKHLLSVNDKLILLDCGLVQGHREEADHQNRHLPFDPASLDCVVLSHAHIDHSGNLPRLIAQGFEGPIYCTPATRDLCSIMLPDSAHIQEKDVEYVNKRHKRKGLPPVRPLYTPEEAIAVLGHMVSLSYDRPTAIAPGVQLRFVDAGHILGSAITLLDIAENGRRVRLAYTGDLGRPNMPLLRDPQQIRDVDVLITESTYGNRLHEELAEIPQRLADIVNRTYERQGKIIIPAFSVERTQEVVYYLNQLWREHRIPDLPVFVDSPLSTNATAIFRMHPECFDRETYQFMQEHEDPFGFDQLHYVRDVQESKKLNTLNEPCIIISASGMCESGRILHHLVNNIENPANTILIVGYMAENTLGRRLVERHEWVKIFGEPYRLRAEVAILNAFSAHADRQELLAYLRAMNVERLKHVFVVHGEPSQAEPLAEALRTMVQCEVRIPELGDAVRV